DNA sequence from the Bacteroidota bacterium genome:
CTTTGTTTATCCAAATTTTAAAATCCCTATTTGGCTTATATAAGTTGCTAAATTGAATAAACTTATCAATATTAAAAAATGTATCGTAAATACCTGCTCCTGAATTATAAGCATCTCTTGAATTAATAAATTGCTCTGCATGATTCTGTACTGGAATCATCAATGTTGGCTTAGCAAGATACATGGCTTCACAAATTGATTCAAAACCTGCTGTTGTAATCAATCCTTTTGATGATGAGAGTAACTTTAAAAACTTATTATCATCCAATTTACAAAATTCAAGATTCTGATTTATCCTTTTATTTTCCTTATCCCAAAAAACATAAAGTTTAATAGCTGCATTCTTTTTATGCCAATTAATTATTTCTCTCGCATAGCCGGAATTTAAAATGTATACAACAAAATAATCGCCATTATTTACCGGGATTTCAAATATTTCTTTTCGTAACAATGGAGGAATAACTATAAGCTTTTGTTTTAAATCATCTTTTAAATCGCTGAAACTCAAAGCTAATAATTTTGTTGAACCTAAAGTACTAAGCTTATTAATAAATAATAATGAAGCTTTTGAGAATTTACTGATTTTAGGAAATTCAAAGTCAGTATGCTTGTAAATATATTGATGTGCAATAGAAATTATTGGTATTTTCGGACGAAAAAATAAAAAATATAAGCCAGTGAGTGTCTCATGAAAATTTAAAATTACATCTGCTTCTGATTCTTTAATTTTGTTATTAATTATTCTAAGTTGGAAAAAGAATTTAGGTATTAAAAAAAGGTTTAGTAGGAGCGAAGCAAAAAGATTGATTCTTTTATCATTTTTATCTCTTTTAATATTTGGGCTATAAAATCTGCAAACAGAAGTTTTGATTTTATTAAAAAAATAATCAGGAACATTTCTATTTTTACTTTTTCCAAGAAGAACAATTTTTACTTCATGTCCTGCATTGG
Encoded proteins:
- a CDS encoding glycosyltransferase family protein; this translates as MNKSKLKIAFIVQGEGRGHLTQAITAYEMLTNAGHEVKIVLLGKSKNRNVPDYFFNKIKTSVCRFYSPNIKRDKNDKRINLFASLLLNLFLIPKFFFQLRIINNKIKESEADVILNFHETLTGLYFLFFRPKIPIISIAHQYIYKHTDFEFPKISKFSKASLLFINKLSTLGSTKLLALSFSDLKDDLKQKLIVIPPLLRKEIFEIPVNNGDYFVVYILNSGYAREIINWHKKNAAIKLYVFWDKENKRINQNLEFCKLDDNKFLKLLSSSKGLITTAGFESICEAMYLAKPTLMIPVQNHAEQFINSRDAYNSGAGIYDTFFNIDKFIQFSNLYKPNRDFKIWINK